The Cryobacterium sp. SO1 genomic sequence GATCCGGTTGCTGGTGGCGGTCATCTGGCCGACGATGTCATCGTCGAATCCGCACAGCATCGATAGTTCAGCGATCTGCTCGTCTTCAAGGCGCAGCGGGCGCAGAGCGTGCGGGAGGGTGCGGGCAGCTTCGGCGATGATGGCCGCGTCGCGGGCATCCGTCTTTGCCTCACCGGGGTGCAAGTCGGCGATTCGACGCATAGCCAGCCCGGGCAAATAGGCCACGAGGATGCCTTCGGCATAAGCGACGGCGACGGGCAGAGCGCCGACTGTTTCGGGCTGGTCGACGACTAGGAGGACCTGCCCGCGGACCTTGAGTTTCTGGATCACGGCGCGCAGTCTTGCCTCGTCATTGGGGAGCGCTTTGTCATAGAGGCGTTTCCCAGAGCGGTCCAGAGCGACCGCGTGATGTTCGCTTTTTCCAACGTCAACACCGATGAACACGTCGACGCTGTCGTAATTCTCAATCATGAGTTTCCCGTCAGCCATGCGGATTAGTTGGCCTGTCCACGGCATCAAGTCTCGGCATCCACGTTACGTTCGACCCAGAAACGAGTTCCAGTCGAGCCCCTATTAGCGATCACCCAATGCCAGTCAGGCCCGGTGACAACACCCCCCGGATCATTAACGACTGGGGGCAACAACCATGCCGGGCCTAACAGGCCAACACCCTTCAGAAGCAAGCTTCAAGGGCTACTTACAAGGTAACGGGGGGGGGACGCTAGTCGCTCACGACGGCGATTCCGGTGCTGGCGGATGCGTCGGCCAGGCTGCCCGCATTGGTCACGTCGGTGAAGCCCAGCGCGGTCATCTGTGCAAGGGCCGCCTCGGCGCGCGAGCCGGTTCGGCAGTACACGATGTACTCGGCATCGGTGGGCAGGGCGGCGATGCGGTCGGTGAAATCCGCCGCCTGCACGTCAATGTTCATCGCGCCGTCGAGGTGGCCCTCGGCGTACTCGGCGGGCGTGCGCACGTCGATGATCGTGCTCAGGAGCAACGGAGCGGTGGTGGAGTCCGGCGTTGTCTGCGGGCCGATGGTCTCGGTGCTCGGCGAGGTGCCCGGCGAGGACGTGCCGGCGGAGCAGCCGGCGAGGCCGAGGGCACCGGCCAGGGTCAGCACGAGGGCGAGGCGGGGGGTCTTCATGGGGTGGGTCCTCCAAGGGAGTGGGGGCGGGTGGGGAACAGTGGTCGGCAGGTGCCGCACGTCTCGCCGTCGGTGCTGAGAGCGTGGTCGGTGCTCAGAGCGCCGTCTGTGCGGAGAGCGTTCCGGCCGGCATCGGTCTCACCGTGCGGCACCGTCTCGCGCTGCCGGCCGGCGGCGAGGGCGTGCCGCTCACCGCGCATCCGCTCGGCCAGCGCCCAGACCAGCACGGCCACCGAGGCCAGGGCCAGCACCGGGCGCGCCTCGGCGGAGAGGGTGGGCACGAGCGCCCTGGCGTCGCTGGCCAGGTAGAGGCCGAGGAGCCCGAGCAGCGGCCAGCGCAGGTCGCACACGGTGGCCTCGGCGCCGATCGGCGCCTCGAGGTAGCCGGCCACGATGAGCCCGAGCAGGATTCCACCACCGGCGACGCCCACGAACGCCCACCACGGCGCCCCCAGCCCTGGCGCACTCGACACCATCGATGCCGCCAGGATCAGCCCCCCGCTCGCGGACACCGCCACCGCTGTGGCGACCAGCCGGCGCCGCCGCGACCACAGGCGCAGGTCAGCGAGCACGGTCGGCCTCCATGACTGTGCGAGATACGTCCCCGGTGGCGCGCGCCCCGCCCCGCGGCAGCCGGCAGCTGTTCTCCCGCGTCACCCGGGTGTAGAACGCCCAACCGAGCAGCCCGATCGATGCGGCGGCCAGATAGGGCTGCACCGGCTCGAAGAACTGCATCGCCCCGGAGGAGCCGAGCGCCAGCAGCACGATCTTGTTGCACACCGGGCAGCCGACGGCGAAGAAGGTGACGAACCAGCCGGCCATCCCCACCCGCGACTCGGCCGGTCTCGGCGCCGCGCCATCCGGGTAGGCCACGTAGGTGGCCGTGACCAGGCCGGCCAGCACGGCGCTGACGGCGAGAACCGGCCACGACCACGGCGTGGG encodes the following:
- a CDS encoding rhodanese-like domain-containing protein, whose amino-acid sequence is MKTPRLALVLTLAGALGLAGCSAGTSSPGTSPSTETIGPQTTPDSTTAPLLLSTIIDVRTPAEYAEGHLDGAMNIDVQAADFTDRIAALPTDAEYIVYCRTGSRAEAALAQMTALGFTDVTNAGSLADASASTGIAVVSD